The following DNA comes from Mycobacterium sp. MS1601.
GGCGAACTTCGCGGCGGACTTGGGTGCGGTGGAGACCATGGCTCAGCCTTTCGGATCATGCAGTGGCAGGCGCGGATCGACGTCCTGGCCGTCCCAGGTACCCCGCAACCAGGTGTGTTCGGGATCGTCGACGATCTTCCAGGCGCGTTCTGCGCCCGGTCCGGCCATCACGTTGAGGTAGTACATGTGGTAGCCGGGGGCGGCGACGGACGGGCCGTGGTAGCCGTGTGGCACCAGGACCACATCTCCGGTGCGGACTTCTTCGAGCACCTCGATGGGCCGCTCCGGTGTTCCGTACACCCGGTGATAGCCGAAGCCGCGCGAGTTGTCCGGTCCGTCAGCGATCTCGAAATAGTAGATCTCCTCGAGAGCGCTCTGGGTCGGGGTGTTCTCGTCATGCTTGTGCGCCGGATAGCTGGACCAGTTGCCGCCGGGCGTGATCACTTCACACGCGATCAGGGAATCGGCTTCGAAGGTGTCGGCAGTGCCGAAGTTGTGCACCTGGCGGCTGCAGTTGCCGGCGCCGCGCAGTTCCAGCGCTACGTCGGCGGCGGCCACTCGGCGGTTGGGCAACGACCGTGTGGCGCGTGCGCCGCAGACAGCGAACCGGCCGGCGCCGGACAACGTGTACCGCTGGTCGATCCCCAGGTACACCATGTCCGAGGGGCCGTCGAAAACCGAGGCCCGCGGGGACAGTTCGAAGGTCACCCCGTCACACGTGACGGACCCGCCTCCGGCCAGTGGCAAGATCATCACCTCGTTGTCGCGGGTGCCCAAGTCGACGCTGCCGCCGTCGAGTTCGAGGACTTGTAGCGACGTCTCGGTCCAGCCCGCGCTCTCGGGCGTGATGTCGACGGTGTAAGGCTGCGCAGCGCTGCGGGCCGGAATGTAGAGCTTGCTGTGCATGTTCCCTACCGCACCATCGCCACTGCGGTGGCCACCGCGGAGCTCACGTCGTCATCCGGCGGGTAGAGCAGCGTGCGTCCCACGATGAGGCCGCGCACCGACGGCAGCGCCAACGCCTTTTCCCAGCTCGCGAAGGCTTCATCGGGATCTGTGGGATCACCGCCGAGCAGCAGGGTGGGCAGTGTGGTGGCCTCCATCACCCGGTCCATCTCGTCGACCACCGGCAACTTCATCCAGGTGTAGGCCGAGGTGGACCCGAGGCCCTGGCCGATGTGGATGGACTTGATCACGGCGTCGGGGGACAGGTCGTTGCGTACCTTGCCATCGATCCGGGTGGACATGAAAGGTTCGACCATGGCGATCAGGCCGTTGGCGGCCAGCTCATCGACGGCCTGGGCGCACGCCGCCATGGTGGCCACGGTACCGGGATCGTCGAGGGCAATGCGGCACAACATCTTTCCGCCGTTCATCCGGGCTGCCGCGGTGGACGCGGCGGTGGCTCCGGTCATGCGGTCGTCGAGTTCGAACGCCGCTCCCGCCAGCCCGCCTCGGTTGAACGACGAGAACACCACCTTGTCGTCGAGCGCACCCAGCAGCACGAGGTCGTCGAGGATGTCGGAGGTGGCCAGCACACCGTCGACACCAGGGTCTGCCAGTGCGGCCTGCAGCCGGTCCAGCAGATCGGTGCGGCTGTTCATCGCGGTGGGTCGGCTGCCGACGGCCAGCGCGCCGCGGGCCGGATGGTCGGCGGCCACGATCATCAACCTGCCGTTGCCGCGCATGGTCGGACGGGTCACACGGCTGTCCCAGGCCCGCTGGACGGCACCCGGGTTGGATGCGCGCAGGTCGGTGACCTCGGCGTAGTCACGGCACTCAGACATTGACGGCCTCCACTGCGGTCTCTTCGGCCAGGGCAGCCACCTCGGCGGCCGTGGGCATGGCGGTCGAGCATTCGAGCCGGGAGGCCACGATGGCACCAGCGGCGTTGGCGTACCTCAGGGTCTTCTCGATCGACCAGTTGTGCAACAGGCCGTGAATCAAGCTGCCGCCGAAGGCATCTCCGGCTCCCAGACCGTTTACGACGTCCACTTCGTTGGGGGGTACCACGACGGAACTGCTGCGTGTCTTGCCCAGTACCCCGCGCGGGCCCTGTTTGACGATCGCCAGCTCCACACCGAGGTCCAGCAGTGCGTCGGCAGCCCGGTGGGGATTGGACTCGCCCACGGCGATCTCGCACTCCTCACGGTTGCCGACGGCTACCGTGACCTGGCTCAGTGCCCGTTGCACTTGTTCGGTGGCCGCGGACGGCGACTCCCAGAACATCGGCCGGTAGTCCAGGTCCAGCACTGTCAGGGGCACCCTCCCGCGAGCCTCCCAGGCCGCGAAATGTGCACTGCGACTGGGCTCTTCGGACAAACCGGTGACGGTGGACCAGTACAGCCGGGCTGAGCGCACCGCGTCGAGGTCCAGCTCGTCGACGCGGATCTGCAGGTCAGGGGCCGACGGCTTGCGGTAGAAGTAGAGGGGAAAGTGATCGGGTGGGTAGATCTCGCAGAAGGTCACCGGAGTCGGATACTCGCCGTGTTCGGTGACGAAGCGGTTGTCGACGCCCAGTCGGGCGAGTTCCGTGCGGACGAAGCGGCCGAACGGATCGTTGCCCGCGCCTGAGATGAGTGCGGCTCGGTTACCGAGTCGGGCTGCGGCGACCGCGACGTTGGCTGCGCTGCCACCGAGGAACTTGCCGAACGACTCCACGTCCTCGAGGCCGACGCCGATCTGCAGGGGATAGACGTCGACGCCACTGCGACCGATGGCGAGTACGTCGAAGGGTTCTGTGAGGGTCACGGCTGACTCCGAATCGGTAGTGCGTGTTGTCTGTTCAAAGTGCGCAGAGGCGCCTGACCGGACCGAGCATCTTGTCGGTCGGGAAAGGCGACGCGCCCGGTGTCGGTGTCGACTGTGCTCCGGATCACCCCGTTGTGTCAAGAGTTTGTTCGGACATTCTTACTTTCCGTCATAGCGCGGTAGTCTGTTGTTCACCGTCAGCGAATTCGCGTCAGTGAGGACAAAGGATCGGAGCAGGAGTGACCACCACGCTGTCCGTCGAAATTGACCGCTCGAGCCCCGTGCCGCTGTATTTCCAGGTGGCGCAGGTATTCGAGAAGGCCATCCTGGACGGGCAGCTTAAGCCGGGGGATCGGTTCGAGAACGAGCTGGCGCTGGCCTCGCGCCTGAATCTGTCGAGACCCACCACGCGGCGGGCAATCCAGGAACTGGTGGACAAGGGCCTGCTGGTCCGCAAACGGGGCGTCGGCACGCAGGTGGTCCAGACGCCCGTGCACCGCCCCGTCGAGCTCACCAGCCTGTTCGACGACCTGGCACGGGCGGGGCAGGAACCGGCAACCCGCGTACTGGAGTACCGGCTGGGACCGGTGGCCGAAGATGTTGCCGCACACCTCAATTTGGCACCCGATGCAGAAGTGGTGACCATGCGCAGGCTGAGGACGTCCGGCGGTCAGCCGTTGGCCCTGATGACCAACCACCTGCCCGCTGCCCTGGCGCCGGATCAGGAGGAACTCGAGCGCGCCGGCCTCTACCAGGCCCTTCGGTCGCGCGGGGTGCACATCCGGCTGGCCCGCCAGCGCATCGGCGCCAAGGCTGCCGACCGTGACGAGGCCCGGCTGCTCGACGAGAAACCCAAGGCCCCGTTGTTGGTCATGTCGCGGACTGCTTTTGATGACTCCGGCCGCATCGTCGAGTACGGCAATCACGTCTATCGGGCGTCGCGCTACTACTTTGACACCACGTTGGTAGATCGCTGACCTAGCGTCCGGGATCTTTGCTGAAATCATCGGATCCCTTGTGGTGCAGCACCTTTGGCTACCGCTATCAAGCCTGTGAGTTTGCCGCCCGCGGGCGTCGGCCTGACTCGCATTTGACTTGCAGTCCTAATGTCAGAACAAAGTCTTGACTTCTGCCTGTGATGCGTATTACATCATCAGGAGTGCGTGATCTATGACCGGCCGAACCCGGCCGAGTTGGGCGTCATTCCCTGAGGAGAATCCATGAAGTTGCAGGAAGGCCCGCAGTGTCGCTGGGTCAAGATCGCCGGCGTCGCAGCAACTGTGACGCTGTTGGCCGCGTGTTCGAGCACCGGCGGTAAGTCCGAGGAGGCCGGTGGCGACGGTGCCGGTGGCGGCTCGGTGGACACCCCCCGCTTCACCGTTGCGATGATCACGCACGAGGCGCCCGGCGACTCCTTCTGGGACCTCGTCCGCAAGGGTGCCGAGACAGCGGCGCAGAAGGACAACATCGAGTTGCGGTATTCGAGTGATCCCGAAGGCCCCAACCAGGCCAATCTGGTGCAGACGGCCATCGACAGCAAGGTCAACGGCATCGCCGTCACTCTGGCCAAGCCCGACGCGATGAAACCGGGCGTGGATGCTGCTGTCGCAGCGGGCATTCCGGTGGTTGCATTCAACGCCGGCCTCGAGGACTGGCAGTCGATGGGCATCAAGGAGTACTTCGGCCAGGACGGCTTCATCGCCGGCCAGGAGGCAGGCAAGCGTCTGGCGTCGGAAGGGGCCACCAACGCCATCTGCATCATCCAGGAGCAGGGTCACGTGGACCTGGAAGCGCGCTGCGCCGGCCTGAAGCAGACCTTCCCGGCGTCCGAGGTGCTCAACGTCAACGGCAAGGACATGCCGTCGGTGGAAGCCACCATCACCGCCAAGCTGCAGCAGGACCCGTCCATCGATTACATCGTGGCTCTGGGTGCGCCGTTCGCGTTGACCGCCGTGCAGTCAGCCAAGACCGCGGGCAGCTCGGCCAAGGTGGGCACCTTCGACACCAATGCCGCACTGGTGGACGCCATCACGGCGGGTGACATCCAGTGGGCGGTGGACCAGCAGCCCTATCTGCAGGGCTACCTCGCAGTCGACTCGCTGTGGCTCTACCTGACCAACGGCAACGTCATCGGCGGCAACCAGGCCACCCTGACCGGACCGTCCTTCATCGACAAATCCAACATCGAGGCCGTCGCCGAGTATGCGAAGGCCGGCACGCGCTGATGAGCGCCGCCCCGGAGAACGGAGTGGATCCATGACCACACAAGCAGACCTCGATCTCGGCACCCACAAGGTCGTCCACGACGAACGGGTCAAAGAACAGAATCGGTTGCAGCGCATTCTGATCCGACCTGAGATGGGCGCACTGGTCGGGGCCGTCGGGATCTTTGCCTTCTTTCTCGTGGTCGCACCGCCGTTCCGTTCTCCGGAGGCGCTCGCGACCGTGCTCTATGCCAGTTCCACCATCGGGATCATGGCGGTGGGTGTCGGTCTGCTGATGATCGGCGGCGAGTTCGACCTGTCAGCAGGTGTTGCCGTCACCACGACATCACTTGCCGCGTCGATGCTGTCGTACAACTTGCACCTGAACCTGTGGATCGGTGCGGCCCTGTCGCTGGGCCTGGCGCTGGCTGTTGGATTCTTCAACGGCTACCTGGTGATGCGTACGAAGATTCCTTCCTTCCTCATCACGCTCGGCACGTTCTTCATGCTGGCTGGCATCAATCTTGCTGTCACCAAGCTGCTTTCGGGACAAGTGGCTACTCCGAGCGTGTCCGACATGGCGGGATTCGACTCGGGCCGCGCGGTGTTCGCGTCCTCCTTCACGTTGTTCGGGGTATCCGTCCGGATCACCGTGGTGTGGTGGATCCTGTTCGCCCTGGTCGCCACGTACGTCCTGTTCAAGACCCGCATCGGCAACTGGATCTTTGCCGTCGGCGGCAATCAGGACAGCGCACGGGCCGTGGGCGTGCCGGTGATGAAGGTGAAGATCGGGCTGTTCATGGTGGTCGGCTTCTGCGCCTGGTTTGTCGGCATGCATCTGCTGTTCTCGTTCAACACCGTCCAGTCGGGACAGGGCGTCGGCAACGAGTTCTTCTACATCATCGCCGCCGTGATCGGTGGCTGCCTGCTCACCGGTGGTTACGGCACCGCGATCGGCACCTTGATCGGCGCGTTCATCTTCGGCATGACCAACCAGGGCATCGTCTACGCGGGCTGGAATCCGGACTGGTTCAAGTTCTTCCTCGGCGGCATGCTGCTGTTCGCGGTGATCGCCAACAATGCCTTCCGCAACTACGCGGCCAAGCGGTAGGAGAAAGCAACAATGAGTACTGCTGCTGAAACGGCGATCAATCCGTCCTCCCCGGGTGGGGCGATGCCCCTGGTGGAGCTGAAGAGCGTCGGCAAGAGCTACGGGAACATCATCGCGCTCAAGGACATCAACCTTCGGGTGGGTGCCGGGCAGGTGACCGGCGTGCTGGGCGACAACGGCGCCGGAAAGTCAACGCTGATCAAGATCATCGCCGGCCTGCACAAACCCACCGAGGGTGAATTGCTGGTCGACGGTGAGGCCACCACGTTCGATTCACCCAAGGATGCCTTGAACAAGGGCATCGCCACGGTGTACCAGGATCTCGCCGTGGTTTCTCTGATGCCGGTGTGGCGCAACTTCTTTCTGGGGCAGGAGTTGAGAAAGAAGGGCTTCCTGCGGTCCCTGGACATCAATGCCATGCGCGCCACCACCATCTCCGAACTGCACAAGATGGGTATCGACCTGCCCGACGTGGACGCACCCATCGGCTCCCTCTCGGGAGGCCAGCGTCAGTGTGTGGCGATCGCGCGGGCCATCTTCTTCGGAGCGCGGGTGCTGATCCTCGACGAACCGACGGCCGCGCTCGGCGTCAAACAGTCCGGCATGGTGCTTCGCTACATCACCGCTGCCAAGGAACAGGGATTCGGCGTCATCTTCATCACCCACAATCCCCACCACGCGCACATGGTCGGTGACCACTTCGTCCTGCTGAACCGCGGCAGGCAGAAGTTGGACTGCACCTATGACGAGATCACGCTCGAACACCTCACCCAGGAGATGGCCGGCGGCAACGAATTGGAAGCTCTGACGCACGAACTCGGTCGGCGGTAACCTCGACGCTGGAGAGCATCTGCTCATCGACGGCGCCGGAAGTGCAGTGGCAGCGGGCAGTTTGCGGGCCACGACTCCCGGCGCCGTTGCATGTGTCCCGCTCTTGGGATGCGCTTGCTATTTTCTCAGGAAATTCATGTCCTACCTGGCATACTCCTCATGGTTATCGTTGCTGGTTTGCGGGTACTGTCCGTTACATGGTGACTGTCGTCGACGTGGACGCGGGCCCAACTGCCGTTGCAAGGCGGGTGGAGGTCGCAGCTCCCGCTGCTGAAGTGTTTGCCTTGATTGCGAACCCCCAACAGCATCGCGAATTTGATGGTTCGGGGCTCCTGCGTGACCTCCCCGTCCTTGGCCCCGAGCGCCTGTCGATCGGGGACAGTTTCACCGTAGCCATGCAGCAAGCTGGTGTTCCGTACCAGGCCACGTCCACCGTCACCGCTCTGGAAGACGGCAAGTCCATCGAATGGCAGGATGCCTACGGCCGCGTCTGGCGGTGGGAGCTCACCGAAATCGCTCCCGGCACCACCGAGGTCACCGAGTCCATGGAGTACGGCACCGCCGTGACTCCGCTGTTCGATCAGCTCACCGGTGACGCCGATCAACACGCGTCGACCATCACCGAGAACCTGCACAAGCTCGCTGAGAAGTTCGCCCACGAGCCGGCCCGCCCAGCAGTTTGCTACGCCAGGTGGGTCAGCCCCAATCTGCGGGCCGCCAGCTAGCGCAGACACCAAAAAGGCGGGCGCCGAGGCGCCCGCCTTCGTCGTCTCAGAGGCTTACACGGTGAAGGCCGCCCGGAAAGCCTCGAGAGCCACCACGGTGTCACCGGCGGCGAACGCCTCCATGCCGACAGGTCCGCGATACCCGGCGTCGTGCAGCGCCGCGGCCACCGCGCGGTAGTTGATCTCGCCGGTGCCGGGCTCACACCGGCCCGGCACATCGGCCACCTGGATCTCACCGATCGCCACGCCTGCCCGGCGCACCAGCTCGATCAGATTCCCCTCGCCGATCTGGGCGTGGTAGAGATCCAGCATCATCTTCACGTTCGGATGTGCCGCCGCTTCGACGAGTGCCAGGGTGTCCTTGGCGCGCGCCAGTGGCACACCCGGGTGATCCACGATCGTGTTCAGGTTCTCCAGGCAGAAGGTGACTCCGGAATCGGCGCCCAGTTCCCCCAGCGCTGCCAGGCCCCGCTGGGCGGCGAACCACATCTGACCGGTGACCCGGTGGACCGGTCGCGCCGCCTGCCCGTCCACCAGCTCGCCCGGGTGTACCACCAGCCGCGGAACGCCCAGAATGGCAGCAGCTTTCACCGCAGCCTGGGCCGTCCGCACCACTTCGTCGGCGCCGTCGGCGTCGTAGAGGTCACCGTGCAGGTACCCGGTCATGGAAGAGAACCGCGCCCCGGTGGCGGCAAGGGCATCGAGATCCTTGTCGTGGAAACTCCAGATCTCGACGGCGAAGCCCAGGTCGTGGATACGGCGCACCCGCTCGAGGATCGGCAGGTCGGTGAACACCATCTCGGCGCAGACTGCCAGGTCGAACCTGCTCATGCCGGTACCGCCGTCTGTGCGGCAGGTGATTCGGCGTGCACCCGGCCGATCCAGCCGGTACCGATGAGGTCGAAGCGACGTGTCATTGTGTCTCCCGGAGACTAGCGCGGTTCCATGCCGGCGGCGCGGTAGGCCTCGTCGATCAGCGCCATGTTGGCGACGGCATCGTCGAGACCGATGGGCAGGGGAGCTCCGCGTTCGACGTGGGCGGCGAACGCCTCCAGCTGATAGGTGTAGGACGCCCGTGTGCCCAAGTGCTCCACCCGGGTCCCCTCGGCGGTGGTGACGGTGATCCTGTCGTCATCGTGGGGTTTGATGAAGTTGTGCACCAACACCTCACCCTGAGATCCGATGATGCGCAATGTGAATCGGTAGGCATCGGAGTCCATGGCATAACGGGACACGCCCACCGTTCCGTCAGGGAAGGACAACTCGACGTCGCAATTGGCGTCCACCCCGGGGGT
Coding sequences within:
- a CDS encoding ATP-binding cassette domain-containing protein, with product MSTAAETAINPSSPGGAMPLVELKSVGKSYGNIIALKDINLRVGAGQVTGVLGDNGAGKSTLIKIIAGLHKPTEGELLVDGEATTFDSPKDALNKGIATVYQDLAVVSLMPVWRNFFLGQELRKKGFLRSLDINAMRATTISELHKMGIDLPDVDAPIGSLSGGQRQCVAIARAIFFGARVLILDEPTAALGVKQSGMVLRYITAAKEQGFGVIFITHNPHHAHMVGDHFVLLNRGRQKLDCTYDEITLEHLTQEMAGGNELEALTHELGRR
- a CDS encoding SRPBCC family protein, whose translation is MVTVVDVDAGPTAVARRVEVAAPAAEVFALIANPQQHREFDGSGLLRDLPVLGPERLSIGDSFTVAMQQAGVPYQATSTVTALEDGKSIEWQDAYGRVWRWELTEIAPGTTEVTESMEYGTAVTPLFDQLTGDADQHASTITENLHKLAEKFAHEPARPAVCYARWVSPNLRAAS
- a CDS encoding TIM barrel protein, which gives rise to MSRFDLAVCAEMVFTDLPILERVRRIHDLGFAVEIWSFHDKDLDALAATGARFSSMTGYLHGDLYDADGADEVVRTAQAAVKAAAILGVPRLVVHPGELVDGQAARPVHRVTGQMWFAAQRGLAALGELGADSGVTFCLENLNTIVDHPGVPLARAKDTLALVEAAAHPNVKMMLDLYHAQIGEGNLIELVRRAGVAIGEIQVADVPGRCEPGTGEINYRAVAAALHDAGYRGPVGMEAFAAGDTVVALEAFRAAFTV
- a CDS encoding ABC transporter permease; its protein translation is MTTQADLDLGTHKVVHDERVKEQNRLQRILIRPEMGALVGAVGIFAFFLVVAPPFRSPEALATVLYASSTIGIMAVGVGLLMIGGEFDLSAGVAVTTTSLAASMLSYNLHLNLWIGAALSLGLALAVGFFNGYLVMRTKIPSFLITLGTFFMLAGINLAVTKLLSGQVATPSVSDMAGFDSGRAVFASSFTLFGVSVRITVVWWILFALVATYVLFKTRIGNWIFAVGGNQDSARAVGVPVMKVKIGLFMVVGFCAWFVGMHLLFSFNTVQSGQGVGNEFFYIIAAVIGGCLLTGGYGTAIGTLIGAFIFGMTNQGIVYAGWNPDWFKFFLGGMLLFAVIANNAFRNYAAKR
- a CDS encoding GntR family transcriptional regulator — translated: MTTTLSVEIDRSSPVPLYFQVAQVFEKAILDGQLKPGDRFENELALASRLNLSRPTTRRAIQELVDKGLLVRKRGVGTQVVQTPVHRPVELTSLFDDLARAGQEPATRVLEYRLGPVAEDVAAHLNLAPDAEVVTMRRLRTSGGQPLALMTNHLPAALAPDQEELERAGLYQALRSRGVHIRLARQRIGAKAADRDEARLLDEKPKAPLLVMSRTAFDDSGRIVEYGNHVYRASRYYFDTTLVDR
- the iolC gene encoding 5-dehydro-2-deoxygluconokinase — translated: MTLTEPFDVLAIGRSGVDVYPLQIGVGLEDVESFGKFLGGSAANVAVAAARLGNRAALISGAGNDPFGRFVRTELARLGVDNRFVTEHGEYPTPVTFCEIYPPDHFPLYFYRKPSAPDLQIRVDELDLDAVRSARLYWSTVTGLSEEPSRSAHFAAWEARGRVPLTVLDLDYRPMFWESPSAATEQVQRALSQVTVAVGNREECEIAVGESNPHRAADALLDLGVELAIVKQGPRGVLGKTRSSSVVVPPNEVDVVNGLGAGDAFGGSLIHGLLHNWSIEKTLRYANAAGAIVASRLECSTAMPTAAEVAALAEETAVEAVNV
- a CDS encoding substrate-binding domain-containing protein, giving the protein MKLQEGPQCRWVKIAGVAATVTLLAACSSTGGKSEEAGGDGAGGGSVDTPRFTVAMITHEAPGDSFWDLVRKGAETAAQKDNIELRYSSDPEGPNQANLVQTAIDSKVNGIAVTLAKPDAMKPGVDAAVAAGIPVVAFNAGLEDWQSMGIKEYFGQDGFIAGQEAGKRLASEGATNAICIIQEQGHVDLEARCAGLKQTFPASEVLNVNGKDMPSVEATITAKLQQDPSIDYIVALGAPFALTAVQSAKTAGSSAKVGTFDTNAALVDAITAGDIQWAVDQQPYLQGYLAVDSLWLYLTNGNVIGGNQATLTGPSFIDKSNIEAVAEYAKAGTR
- the iolB gene encoding 5-deoxy-glucuronate isomerase, translated to MHSKLYIPARSAAQPYTVDITPESAGWTETSLQVLELDGGSVDLGTRDNEVMILPLAGGGSVTCDGVTFELSPRASVFDGPSDMVYLGIDQRYTLSGAGRFAVCGARATRSLPNRRVAAADVALELRGAGNCSRQVHNFGTADTFEADSLIACEVITPGGNWSSYPAHKHDENTPTQSALEEIYYFEIADGPDNSRGFGYHRVYGTPERPIEVLEEVRTGDVVLVPHGYHGPSVAAPGYHMYYLNVMAGPGAERAWKIVDDPEHTWLRGTWDGQDVDPRLPLHDPKG
- a CDS encoding Cgl0159 family (beta/alpha)8-fold protein, encoding MSECRDYAEVTDLRASNPGAVQRAWDSRVTRPTMRGNGRLMIVAADHPARGALAVGSRPTAMNSRTDLLDRLQAALADPGVDGVLATSDILDDLVLLGALDDKVVFSSFNRGGLAGAAFELDDRMTGATAASTAAARMNGGKMLCRIALDDPGTVATMAACAQAVDELAANGLIAMVEPFMSTRIDGKVRNDLSPDAVIKSIHIGQGLGSTSAYTWMKLPVVDEMDRVMEATTLPTLLLGGDPTDPDEAFASWEKALALPSVRGLIVGRTLLYPPDDDVSSAVATAVAMVR